A region of Chloracidobacterium sp. DNA encodes the following proteins:
- a CDS encoding cupredoxin domain-containing protein, with amino-acid sequence MRKIFILGTVLIISTIAVFFTACTSGTNSQGVDNVNATNTVASETNSANAAASDSAFKVDFKTEPGQIQAGAPATLVFTVKDSKNAVVKDLQVVHEKPMHLLIVSKDLSEFYHVHPEPSADGSYRVQHTFPNGGDYKFYADFTPPNAKQVVERVDVKVSGTERAKVALVADTKLEKSVDGVKVTMKPSAKIEAGQELTLDFAVFDAKTGKPTTDLQNYLGELAHFVIISEDLVDFVHAHPMAKGETMDGMKMDGDTKEKDHNADGHSHGADSKKANQPSAYEVSAHTAFPRPGLYKLWAQFQRGGKVISVPFVVNVPAGSAKQVEAANVPAGATKITVSSKGYEPSSIPVVKGQPVKLAFYRADSENCGGEVVFTKQKIRKKLPVGQTVLVEFTPTEVGEIAFVCGMDMLSGKVIVTEN; translated from the coding sequence ATGAGAAAAATATTTATTTTGGGAACCGTTTTAATAATTTCAACTATTGCCGTCTTTTTTACGGCATGTACTAGCGGGACAAATTCGCAGGGCGTTGACAACGTAAATGCTACGAATACGGTTGCTAGCGAAACAAACTCCGCGAACGCAGCAGCTTCGGATTCAGCCTTCAAGGTCGATTTCAAAACGGAGCCGGGCCAGATTCAGGCAGGTGCTCCGGCGACGCTGGTTTTTACTGTTAAGGACAGTAAGAATGCGGTGGTGAAGGATCTGCAGGTCGTTCACGAAAAGCCGATGCACTTGCTGATCGTCTCGAAGGACCTCTCCGAGTTCTACCACGTTCATCCCGAGCCGTCGGCCGACGGATCTTATCGAGTGCAGCATACGTTTCCGAACGGCGGCGATTATAAGTTCTACGCTGACTTCACGCCGCCTAATGCGAAGCAAGTGGTCGAACGCGTTGATGTGAAGGTCTCGGGAACTGAAAGGGCGAAAGTCGCTCTCGTTGCGGACACGAAGCTTGAAAAATCTGTCGATGGCGTGAAAGTGACGATGAAGCCGAGTGCGAAGATCGAGGCGGGCCAGGAACTGACGCTTGATTTCGCCGTCTTTGATGCAAAAACCGGAAAGCCCACGACCGATCTGCAAAATTACTTGGGCGAATTGGCGCACTTCGTCATTATTAGCGAAGACCTCGTTGACTTTGTCCATGCTCACCCGATGGCAAAGGGTGAAACGATGGACGGGATGAAGATGGACGGCGATACGAAGGAAAAAGATCATAACGCCGACGGCCATTCGCACGGGGCAGATTCGAAAAAGGCTAACCAGCCAAGTGCTTACGAAGTTTCGGCCCACACGGCTTTCCCACGGCCCGGGCTTTACAAGCTTTGGGCGCAGTTTCAACGCGGCGGGAAGGTCATCAGCGTTCCGTTTGTCGTAAATGTTCCGGCAGGTTCTGCAAAACAGGTGGAGGCCGCGAATGTTCCTGCTGGAGCAACGAAAATCACCGTTTCATCGAAAGGCTACGAGCCGTCTTCGATTCCGGTTGTTAAAGGCCAGCCGGTGAAACTGGCGTTTTATCGAGCTGACTCGGAAAACTGCGGAGGCGAAGTCGTCTTTACAAAGCAAAAGATCCGAAAGAAACTGCCGGTTGGCCAAACGGTCCTGGTCGAATTCACGCCAACCGAGGTCGGCGAGATCGCCTTTGTCTGCGGAATGGACATGCTCAGCGGCAAAGTCATCGTGACCGAAAACTAG
- a CDS encoding nuclear transport factor 2 family protein, whose product MTRKDFNRLLMAALAVVIGAGAIAFSLNETVSAQTDEVKAVTDVMTREALAIEQGDLAALDKIWANSDDVTVFESGHANYGWTDYRNTHLAPELKEFKNTKYSFSDMKVKVDGKTAWATFKYSLAAEMGTRKVESGGLGTAVLEKREGKWRIVHWHSSAPRRAPAPAASPTPKA is encoded by the coding sequence ATGACGAGAAAAGATTTTAATAGATTGTTGATGGCCGCTTTGGCCGTCGTGATTGGTGCGGGAGCTATCGCCTTTAGCCTCAACGAGACTGTTTCGGCACAAACCGACGAAGTAAAGGCCGTGACGGACGTCATGACACGCGAGGCGCTTGCCATCGAACAAGGCGATCTCGCCGCACTCGATAAGATCTGGGCGAACAGCGACGATGTCACCGTCTTCGAAAGCGGACACGCCAATTACGGCTGGACCGATTACCGAAACACGCATCTTGCACCGGAACTAAAGGAATTCAAAAATACGAAATACTCCTTTTCCGATATGAAAGTAAAGGTCGATGGCAAGACCGCGTGGGCGACATTCAAATACAGTCTCGCCGCTGAGATGGGAACGAGAAAAGTAGAAAGCGGCGGCCTTGGTACGGCAGTCTTAGAAAAACGCGAAGGCAAATGGCGGATCGTTCACTGGCACTCAAGTGCTCCTCGCCGTGCCCCGGCTCCTGCTGCGTCTCCGACTCCTAAAGCGTAA
- a CDS encoding MerR family DNA-binding protein, whose protein sequence is MMTATVLANQADVSLYTVRHYTRIGLLKPARNTQNNYKVYQTSDAVRVRFIKAAGNLGFSLAEIADILKEAKEGNTPCPMVREIIVRRIAENQRKIREMQKLQRKMEKALQDWSKMRNSMPTGDSVCHLIESVSEAEKKSLT, encoded by the coding sequence ATGATGACTGCAACAGTTCTGGCAAACCAAGCGGATGTATCGCTTTACACGGTTAGGCACTATACGCGCATAGGTCTACTAAAACCCGCCCGCAATACGCAAAACAACTACAAGGTCTATCAGACATCGGATGCCGTGCGTGTGCGTTTTATCAAAGCGGCCGGCAATCTGGGATTTTCGCTCGCCGAGATCGCGGATATTTTGAAAGAGGCGAAAGAAGGGAATACGCCGTGTCCGATGGTTCGGGAAATTATTGTCCGACGCATTGCGGAGAATCAACGAAAAATAAGAGAGATGCAGAAACTCCAACGGAAAATGGAGAAAGCCCTTCAGGACTGGTCAAAAATGAGGAATTCAATGCCGACGGGCGATTCAGTTTGCCATTTGATCGAGTCGGTAAGCGAGGCAGAAAAAAAGAGCTTGACCTGA
- a CDS encoding YHS domain-containing protein, which produces MLENKTTTADTFIDPVCGMQVTPVTAVGTYNQDGETHYFCSTGCLQKFLSPISSPASCCSGN; this is translated from the coding sequence ATGTTGGAAAACAAAACAACCACGGCTGATACATTCATCGACCCAGTTTGCGGAATGCAAGTCACACCGGTAACCGCCGTTGGCACCTATAACCAGGACGGAGAAACCCATTATTTCTGTTCGACTGGCTGTCTACAGAAATTCTTATCTCCGATCAGTAGCCCAGCAAGCTGTTGCAGCGGTAATTGA
- a CDS encoding heavy metal translocating P-type ATPase translates to MTGTEKQIATADEFIDPICGMTVDPIAAAGTFNHEDKTYYFCSKGCLQKFIAQTQGVPASGHVEIGREQKETVPHGDMKATAGGDFVDPVCGMTVAPETSAGKYDFEGEAYYFCSTGCMNKFKQNPASFLHEKKEKILEAESLGVEYTCPMHPEIVQIGPGSCPKCGMALEPKVMTLDDGPDPEYVDMKRRFWISAVLTLPVFALAMGEMLPNYHEYVSPKIALWIQFALATPVILWGGFPFFQRAWASVKNVSPNMFTLIAIGTGAAYLFSLFALFLPDLFPASMRNEHTGLISAYFEAAAVITTLVLLGQVLELRARSQTSSAIKELLGLAPETAIVVFDDGTEAEIALKDVQIDASLRVKANEKIPTDGSILEGDTSVDESMVTGESIPVEKTVGDKVIGGTINGRRGFVMKAEKVGSDTLLAQIVRMVGEAQRSRAPIQRLVDVVSAYFVPAVIVVAIVAFAVWLIFGSFAYAMVAAVSVLIIACPCALGLATPMSIMVGTGHGARHGVLVKKAEALEILEKVNSIVVDKTGTLTEGKPRLQKVVALNGSGEIEILRLAASLERSSEHPLAEAIIKGAEEKAIELAKVEDFESITGKGITGSIDGKKVLLGNAKLMTENNIDFPADGKADELRGEGQTVMLVAVDGKAAGLVGVADTIKESAKDAISELHWQKIEVVMMTGDNAITADAVAKKLGIDKVFADVLPEQKAEKIKELQASGKIVAMAGDGVNDAPALAQAQVGIAMGTGTDVAMESADITLLKGDLRGILRAKKLSEATMKNIRQNLFFAFIYNLVGVPIAAGVLYPVFGLLLSPMIASAAMTLSSVSVIVNALRLRNLKL, encoded by the coding sequence ATGACAGGAACTGAGAAACAGATCGCTACGGCAGACGAATTTATTGATCCGATATGTGGAATGACGGTCGATCCAATCGCGGCAGCAGGAACTTTTAATCATGAGGACAAGACTTACTATTTTTGCTCTAAGGGCTGCTTGCAGAAATTTATTGCCCAAACACAAGGCGTACCCGCGAGCGGTCATGTCGAGATCGGACGCGAACAAAAAGAAACCGTCCCGCACGGCGACATGAAGGCGACAGCGGGCGGGGATTTTGTTGACCCGGTGTGCGGCATGACGGTCGCGCCCGAAACGTCAGCGGGAAAATACGATTTTGAAGGCGAAGCCTATTATTTCTGCTCGACGGGCTGTATGAATAAGTTCAAACAGAATCCGGCGAGCTTTCTCCACGAGAAAAAAGAAAAAATACTAGAGGCCGAGAGCCTCGGCGTTGAATATACATGCCCGATGCACCCAGAAATCGTGCAGATCGGCCCTGGAAGCTGTCCTAAATGCGGGATGGCTCTTGAACCGAAGGTGATGACCCTCGACGATGGGCCCGATCCGGAATATGTCGATATGAAGCGGAGGTTTTGGATCTCGGCCGTTCTTACACTCCCCGTTTTTGCTTTGGCGATGGGTGAGATGCTGCCGAATTATCACGAATACGTCTCACCGAAGATCGCACTATGGATCCAATTTGCTTTAGCAACACCCGTTATTCTCTGGGGCGGATTTCCTTTCTTCCAGCGTGCTTGGGCTTCCGTCAAGAATGTCAGCCCGAACATGTTCACGCTGATCGCCATCGGCACGGGGGCCGCATATCTTTTCAGTCTTTTTGCTCTGTTCCTCCCCGATTTGTTCCCGGCATCGATGAGAAATGAGCACACCGGATTGATCTCCGCATACTTCGAAGCGGCGGCCGTTATCACGACGCTTGTTCTGCTCGGACAGGTGCTGGAATTGAGGGCAAGGAGCCAAACCTCGAGCGCGATCAAGGAACTCCTCGGACTCGCACCTGAAACTGCTATCGTGGTTTTTGACGACGGAACTGAAGCCGAGATCGCACTTAAGGATGTGCAGATCGACGCTAGTTTGAGGGTTAAAGCAAACGAGAAGATTCCGACCGATGGCTCAATCTTGGAAGGCGATACTTCGGTTGATGAGTCGATGGTGACGGGTGAATCGATCCCGGTCGAAAAGACAGTCGGCGATAAAGTTATCGGCGGAACAATCAATGGCCGACGCGGCTTTGTAATGAAAGCGGAAAAGGTCGGCAGCGACACGCTGCTCGCACAAATCGTTCGAATGGTTGGCGAGGCTCAGCGTTCACGGGCTCCGATCCAGCGTCTGGTGGACGTCGTGTCGGCATATTTTGTCCCGGCGGTGATTGTCGTTGCGATTGTCGCGTTCGCCGTCTGGCTGATCTTCGGCAGTTTTGCTTACGCAATGGTAGCGGCGGTTTCGGTTTTAATTATTGCCTGCCCGTGTGCCCTGGGCTTGGCAACTCCGATGTCGATCATGGTTGGGACCGGACATGGTGCTCGGCATGGCGTGTTAGTTAAGAAGGCCGAAGCATTGGAAATTCTGGAGAAGGTGAATTCGATTGTCGTTGATAAGACCGGCACTTTGACCGAGGGCAAACCTCGGCTTCAAAAGGTTGTCGCGTTGAATGGATCTGGCGAAATCGAGATCTTGCGGTTAGCAGCCAGTCTTGAGAGATCGAGCGAGCATCCGCTTGCGGAAGCGATTATCAAAGGCGCCGAAGAGAAAGCTATCGAGCTTGCTAAGGTGGAAGATTTTGAATCCATCACAGGTAAAGGGATAACGGGATCGATCGACGGAAAAAAGGTGTTACTCGGTAATGCGAAGCTGATGACAGAAAACAATATTGATTTCCCGGCGGATGGAAAAGCCGATGAGCTTCGAGGCGAAGGGCAAACAGTAATGCTTGTAGCCGTTGACGGGAAAGCCGCGGGCCTGGTCGGCGTTGCAGACACAATTAAAGAGTCTGCGAAGGATGCGATCAGTGAATTGCATTGGCAAAAGATCGAAGTCGTCATGATGACCGGTGACAATGCTATTACGGCCGACGCCGTAGCAAAAAAGCTCGGGATCGACAAGGTCTTCGCTGACGTGTTGCCCGAACAAAAGGCGGAAAAGATCAAAGAGCTGCAGGCGAGCGGGAAAATCGTCGCTATGGCCGGCGACGGCGTGAATGATGCACCGGCACTTGCGCAAGCCCAAGTCGGGATCGCGATGGGGACCGGAACCGACGTGGCAATGGAAAGCGCTGATATTACGCTCTTAAAAGGTGATCTGCGGGGAATTCTGCGGGCGAAAAAACTGAGCGAAGCGACAATGAAGAACATCCGGCA
- a CDS encoding cupredoxin domain-containing protein, whose product MTKFKIFLTLVAVIVIAGGAFGVMTAAVEAHTRTVKVKVDKNGFSPSSIDIEAGHKLNLVFNRANDKNCGSKVVFTKLGISKTLPVGKDVVVSITPTESGQISFACGMGMYKGSIVVSEG is encoded by the coding sequence ATGACCAAATTCAAAATATTTCTGACATTAGTAGCAGTGATAGTTATAGCTGGAGGAGCCTTCGGCGTAATGACCGCCGCTGTTGAGGCCCACACGCGAACCGTGAAGGTAAAGGTGGATAAGAACGGTTTTTCGCCTTCGTCGATCGACATCGAAGCGGGTCATAAGCTCAACCTCGTGTTTAACCGAGCGAACGACAAGAACTGCGGCAGCAAAGTCGTATTTACAAAGCTTGGGATTAGCAAAACTCTGCCAGTGGGCAAGGACGTTGTCGTCAGCATAACGCCTACCGAATCGGGACAGATATCATTTGCCTGCGGAATGGGGATGTATAAGGGAAGCATCGTCGTTAGCGAGGGGTGA
- a CDS encoding class I SAM-dependent methyltransferase, whose translation MRGQSQLDLINRKTYANAKVLDYYDGLSELFPAEKVLFEQLSSKLEGAEILDIGVGGGRTTQYLLPRAAEYTGLDYVPEFIERVKKKYQICNFIAGDARDLKEFEDESFDFALFSYNGIDAVLHEDRLKILNEINRVLKKGGIIMFSSHNRDYRHFRKPYWLTEPKFSLSFAKNLLSYIFFLPRHLQMRKHEVFNDEYAIVNDQDHRFSLLVYYIGIGRQIKQLEDIGMSDVKAYNMKGDQVIADKDSFWIYYLATK comes from the coding sequence ATGAGAGGACAATCGCAACTAGATTTAATAAATCGAAAGACTTACGCGAATGCCAAAGTGCTCGATTATTATGACGGATTAAGCGAACTCTTCCCTGCGGAAAAGGTTCTTTTTGAACAACTGTCATCGAAACTTGAAGGTGCGGAAATTTTGGATATAGGAGTAGGAGGCGGCAGAACAACCCAATATTTGTTACCGCGGGCTGCGGAGTATACGGGCCTTGATTACGTGCCGGAATTCATTGAACGGGTTAAGAAAAAATATCAGATCTGTAATTTCATAGCGGGTGATGCGAGGGATTTGAAAGAGTTCGAGGATGAGAGCTTCGATTTTGCACTATTTTCTTACAACGGTATTGATGCCGTTTTGCACGAAGACAGACTCAAAATCTTGAATGAAATTAATCGCGTACTCAAGAAAGGCGGGATAATAATGTTTTCGAGCCATAACCGTGATTACCGACACTTTAGAAAACCGTATTGGCTTACTGAACCTAAATTTAGTTTATCGTTCGCAAAGAATCTACTGTCATACATTTTCTTTTTGCCGCGTCATCTGCAGATGAGAAAACACGAGGTCTTCAATGACGAATACGCGATCGTTAATGATCAAGACCATCGTTTTTCGCTGCTCGTTTATTACATTGGCATCGGCCGGCAGATCAAGCAGCTTGAGGATATCGGCATGTCAGATGTTAAGGCATACAACATGAAGGGCGATCAGGTGATTGCGGACAAAGATTCTTTCTGGATTTACTACTTGGCCACCAAGTGA
- a CDS encoding DUF305 domain-containing protein — MKDMNHTESMRNMKSMYVNLAIMAVLSFISMFVFMYMMVDSFANVYPNINQLYMAGLMTAPMIVIEIFVMWSMYNNKKANLIIAGVSVLLLILFTAFIRYQTVVGDKQFLKSMIPHHAGAILMCDNPNLRDQEVKDLCKSITIDQQKEIDWMKNKLDELERK; from the coding sequence ATGAAAGACATGAATCATACAGAAAGCATGAGAAACATGAAAAGCATGTACGTGAACCTAGCGATAATGGCGGTTCTGTCGTTTATCTCAATGTTTGTGTTCATGTATATGATGGTCGATTCATTCGCCAACGTATATCCAAACATAAACCAGCTTTACATGGCCGGGCTCATGACAGCTCCGATGATTGTGATCGAGATCTTTGTAATGTGGTCCATGTACAACAACAAAAAGGCCAATCTTATCATCGCTGGTGTGAGCGTCCTGCTGCTAATTCTGTTTACGGCCTTTATCAGATATCAAACGGTAGTTGGAGATAAGCAATTTCTCAAATCGATGATACCGCACCACGCCGGAGCGATCCTCATGTGTGATAACCCGAATCTTCGAGACCAGGAGGTCAAGGATCTGTGCAAATCGATAACGATCGACCAACAAAAGGAAATCGACTGGATGAAGAATAAACTCGACGAGTTGGAACGTAAATAA
- a CDS encoding DUF305 domain-containing protein: MKILLLTATLGLAAVGLVACGQAGTNSSSMNHNSMMKNSNSSMNMNGMDHNSMPMNSNMSMDHSAMKSSPNAASQPYDLQFIDTMTAHHKGAVDMAKMVEGKTQNPDIKKFAAQIIADQEKEISQMKDWREKWFAGKPAAMNVDMPGMMDSMKMDMAKLTNSKDKEFDLAFIDMMTPHHVGAVTMAKEALQKSEKAEIKTLAGQIIKAQDAEIKMMSAWKAKWSK, translated from the coding sequence ATGAAAATACTATTGTTAACGGCCACATTGGGGCTGGCAGCCGTAGGCTTGGTCGCGTGCGGTCAGGCGGGCACTAACTCGAGTTCCATGAATCACAATTCGATGATGAAGAATTCAAATTCATCAATGAACATGAACGGCATGGATCACAATTCGATGCCGATGAACTCGAACATGTCGATGGACCATTCGGCAATGAAAAGTTCGCCGAACGCCGCGAGTCAGCCGTACGATCTGCAGTTTATCGATACGATGACGGCCCATCACAAGGGAGCTGTGGACATGGCGAAGATGGTCGAAGGGAAAACACAAAATCCCGACATCAAGAAGTTCGCTGCGCAGATCATCGCAGATCAGGAAAAAGAGATCAGCCAAATGAAAGACTGGCGCGAGAAGTGGTTCGCTGGCAAGCCGGCGGCCATGAACGTGGATATGCCGGGAATGATGGATTCCATGAAGATGGATATGGCAAAGCTTACAAATTCGAAAGACAAAGAATTTGACCTTGCGTTTATCGACATGATGACTCCTCATCACGTTGGGGCCGTTACGATGGCTAAAGAAGCGTTGCAGAAGAGCGAAAAAGCCGAAATCAAAACGCTCGCTGGTCAAATTATTAAGGCTCAGGATGCCGAGATAAAAATGATGAGCGCGTGGAAGGCAAAGTGGAGTAAATAG
- a CDS encoding efflux RND transporter permease subunit gives MLNGTIKWSLQNRLIVVAIAALLLVWGSYVAFNLPVDVFPDLNKPTITVLTEANGLAPEEVETQVSYPIETVMNGVPGVSRVRSVSGVGLSIVYIEFEWGTDIYRNRQLVSEKITEAREQLPQGVSPFLAPISSIMGEIMLIAVSSKDGTTDPLELRTLADWTIRPRLLTITGVSQVIPIGGGVKQYQALVSPEKLRQFAITIEDVSVALEKSNINSTGGFVDAQSQEYLVRNLGRFYSIDELKQTVVAYRNNNPIRLGDVAEVQFGAKIKRGEAGTNGKPAVIVSVQKQPGASTQDLTEQVDEAVKELQKTLPPDVEINPNLFRQANFINASIGNVTEGLRDGAILVAIVLFLFLLNFRTTFITLTAIPLSFIVTFLILYAFGISVNTMTLGGLAVAIGELVDDAIVDIENIFRRLGENRNLENPRPSIEVIYHASLEVRSSIIYATVIVALVFIPLFALSGVEGRLLAPLGLAYITALVASLFVSLTLTPVLASYLLPQTFRRKETKMVDGPVEIDHEDGNGASIFSRIQRWFRSSSAAEHQDSILVRWLKKYDTRLLHWTLRHPYKVIVGVALVFILTMATLPFVGTSFLPEFNEGTLTVNVQAQPGTSLAESNRIGQISEKLLLEVPEVISTGRRTGRAELDEHAEGVHYTEIDVDLKKSDRSREEILSAIRDKLAVVPGVTSNVGQPISHRLDHLQSGVRAQIAVKLFGDDLATLRSKAEEIRNTIQTVEGATDVSVERQVLIPQVRFNVDRVKAAQYGLQPGEVTQTLETALNGRTVSQAIDGSRRYDVVVRFDEASRNSLDALQNVTIDTPQGTQIPISAVAAVENFPGPNQILREDTKRRIVIGANVAGRDLGSVVSDIQSRVATQVQLPIGYFLEYGGQFQASQEANRTLSLLSIFSLVAIFFLLIKAFGDWRVALQVMINIPLALIGAVWALHLSGGVFSIATMVGFVSLVGITSRNGIMMISHYLHLMKEEGEDFTEHMIVRGSLERLVPVLMTALTAGLSLIPFILAADAPGKEILHPLAVVVLGGILTSTLLDQIVTPAIFYKFGRPSAERVIAEREGLSDKDFGESTDLPPFGSRTPDLN, from the coding sequence ATGCTCAATGGAACTATTAAATGGTCTCTTCAGAACCGGTTGATCGTTGTCGCGATCGCTGCCCTTTTGCTTGTCTGGGGCAGTTACGTGGCGTTCAATCTACCGGTCGATGTCTTTCCCGACCTTAATAAACCTACTATTACGGTTCTAACCGAAGCTAACGGGTTGGCACCCGAAGAGGTCGAGACACAAGTATCCTATCCGATTGAGACCGTGATGAACGGTGTTCCGGGCGTGTCACGAGTTCGTTCGGTAAGTGGCGTCGGATTGTCAATCGTCTACATAGAATTCGAATGGGGAACGGATATTTACCGAAACCGGCAGTTGGTTTCGGAAAAGATAACTGAGGCCCGCGAACAATTGCCCCAAGGCGTCTCCCCGTTTCTCGCTCCCATCTCTTCAATAATGGGGGAGATCATGCTGATCGCGGTGTCGAGCAAGGATGGAACGACCGACCCTTTGGAACTGCGAACCTTGGCAGACTGGACCATCCGTCCTCGGCTATTGACTATCACTGGGGTTTCTCAGGTTATTCCCATCGGCGGAGGCGTGAAACAGTATCAGGCGCTTGTTTCACCTGAAAAGCTGAGGCAGTTTGCCATCACCATTGAGGATGTGTCGGTCGCGCTCGAGAAATCGAATATCAACTCTACCGGTGGCTTTGTAGATGCCCAATCGCAGGAGTATCTTGTTCGGAACCTCGGCAGGTTCTATTCGATCGACGAGCTAAAACAAACTGTCGTCGCGTACCGCAATAACAACCCGATTCGGCTCGGTGATGTCGCCGAAGTGCAGTTTGGTGCGAAGATAAAGCGGGGCGAGGCCGGAACGAACGGAAAGCCCGCCGTCATTGTTTCCGTTCAAAAGCAGCCCGGGGCGAGCACCCAAGATCTGACAGAACAGGTCGACGAAGCGGTTAAGGAATTGCAGAAAACGCTGCCCCCCGACGTTGAGATAAACCCTAATCTCTTTCGCCAGGCCAATTTTATCAACGCCTCTATCGGCAACGTTACCGAAGGATTGCGTGACGGTGCGATCCTTGTCGCAATTGTACTGTTTCTGTTTTTGCTCAATTTTCGCACCACCTTCATTACACTCACGGCGATTCCGCTTTCTTTCATCGTAACCTTTCTTATTCTCTACGCTTTCGGGATCAGTGTTAATACCATGACCCTTGGCGGCTTGGCAGTCGCGATCGGCGAGTTGGTTGACGATGCGATCGTGGACATTGAGAATATCTTCCGTCGACTCGGCGAAAACCGGAACCTTGAAAATCCGCGTCCTTCCATTGAAGTGATTTATCACGCCTCGCTCGAGGTGCGATCGTCCATCATTTATGCCACGGTGATCGTCGCCCTCGTGTTTATTCCGCTGTTCGCCTTATCGGGAGTCGAAGGCAGATTGCTTGCTCCCTTGGGCCTCGCGTACATTACTGCACTCGTGGCATCTCTGTTCGTAAGTTTGACCTTAACGCCCGTCTTAGCGTCGTATCTGTTGCCGCAAACATTTAGGCGAAAGGAGACAAAGATGGTCGATGGTCCGGTTGAGATCGATCACGAAGATGGGAATGGTGCCTCTATTTTCTCGAGGATACAGCGGTGGTTTCGATCTTCGTCCGCTGCGGAACATCAGGACAGCATCCTAGTTCGCTGGTTAAAGAAATACGACACCCGGCTTCTACATTGGACGCTCCGTCATCCTTACAAAGTCATCGTTGGGGTGGCGCTGGTGTTCATCTTGACCATGGCGACGCTCCCGTTTGTTGGCACATCATTCTTGCCGGAGTTCAACGAAGGAACGCTTACCGTCAATGTTCAGGCCCAGCCCGGTACTTCTCTGGCTGAATCCAATCGCATCGGCCAAATTTCCGAGAAACTACTTTTAGAGGTGCCCGAAGTTATCTCGACCGGACGTAGGACGGGAAGAGCCGAGCTCGACGAACATGCCGAGGGTGTTCACTACACCGAGATCGATGTTGATCTAAAGAAATCGGACCGTTCGCGTGAGGAGATCCTTTCGGCGATCCGAGATAAACTCGCGGTCGTTCCCGGAGTTACCTCTAACGTAGGACAACCCATCTCTCATCGGTTAGATCATTTGCAGTCCGGTGTTAGGGCACAGATCGCGGTCAAGTTGTTCGGCGACGATTTGGCTACACTGCGTTCAAAGGCTGAGGAGATTCGCAATACGATCCAAACCGTCGAAGGGGCAACGGACGTTTCAGTTGAACGACAGGTGCTGATCCCGCAGGTGCGATTTAATGTTGACCGCGTCAAGGCGGCGCAATATGGGCTTCAGCCAGGCGAGGTTACGCAGACATTGGAAACGGCATTGAACGGGCGAACCGTCTCGCAAGCCATTGATGGATCCCGGCGTTATGACGTAGTGGTACGTTTTGATGAAGCGTCTCGCAACAGTCTGGATGCGCTCCAAAATGTCACCATTGATACACCGCAGGGAACCCAAATTCCTATTTCAGCCGTTGCCGCCGTTGAGAATTTTCCGGGACCGAACCAGATATTACGAGAGGACACAAAACGCCGAATTGTAATTGGAGCAAACGTAGCCGGACGCGATCTTGGCTCCGTGGTCAGTGACATTCAAAGCCGTGTCGCAACACAAGTTCAACTGCCGATCGGCTACTTCCTCGAATATGGAGGGCAGTTTCAGGCATCGCAGGAGGCTAACAGAACTTTATCGCTGCTTTCGATCTTCTCGCTGGTAGCGATCTTTTTTCTCCTGATAAAAGCCTTTGGCGACTGGCGGGTAGCCCTTCAGGTGATGATAAACATCCCCCTAGCGTTGATCGGAGCCGTCTGGGCCTTGCACCTCTCGGGAGGCGTGTTTTCGATCGCGACAATGGTCGGATTCGTATCGCTGGTTGGGATCACCTCGCGGAACGGAATCATGATGATCTCGCATTATCTGCACTTGATGAAAGAGGAGGGCGAGGATTTTACCGAACACATGATTGTTCGCGGTTCATTGGAAAGGCTCGTTCCCGTCTTGATGACTGCCCTGACCGCGGGGCTCTCGTTAATACCCTTCATCCTTGCCGCCGACGCCCCGGGCAAAGAGATCCTTCATCCACTCGCGGTTGTCGTTTTAGGCGGCATCCTGACCTCGACTCTGCTCGACCAAATTGTTACGCCGGCAATCTTTTATAAATTCGGGCGGCCTAGCGCTGAGCGAGTCATCGCGGAACGCGAAGGCTTAAGCGACAAAGACTTCGGCGAGAGCACCGATCTTCCGCCGTTCGGGTCGCGTACGCCGGATCTTAATTAA